A genomic window from Pecten maximus chromosome 4, xPecMax1.1, whole genome shotgun sequence includes:
- the LOC117325408 gene encoding phosphatidylinositol 3-kinase regulatory subunit gamma-like isoform X1 encodes MYEFPSQCPCSSNEFTQLCDFYPQGPVYPSDPMEAASCGASSEHRFAEYSFSSMQRCHLCDKFLYGLVRQGLQCRECGMCSHRYCSASRTSECNVPKIDRLRRPSFTQNSSFGAELGEEVSKCQLEAPWIIVKCTEVIEKWCVDHKSEALSVYRIFAKTEEINEIKAELNLVNDPTQVNLAPFNVHCVAGALKKYLRELPNPVIPVDMYDAFMAVAQQREHGSSDITKTLMELITALPGPHQSTLRFLMAHFIRLWKIQHESEVDDGLDKLSHVFCHILLRPPWEKIIEIVDNTKYHIDIFEELLKNGSWGEAPPPSPPTRPPRPQSPIISSEHLSVMSAEERLKEAEWYWGNLSREEVNELLRDKPDGTFLVRDSATQGDYTLTIRKGGTNKLIKIYHSSDGKFGFVEPLTFNSVVELIQHYSNISLSIYNRTLDTKLLYPVSKNKAAELDTDSLKEECKKLQRINAEYLTKMHEYDTHYEEHSKLSQELQLKHQALDAFKETVAVFEEQMELHRKHQRDVSLHDIQKLHENYELLKSRCQSIYESKEKLEMEINRKTTLNRTLISDMNSLRPEIKRLHKQREQVKKFLLDQGEQPDSIDAILLENDRDPLLNEKNWFVNCVREQAERLLAGTKDGTFLVRPKDRVHVLSIMCNGKVGHCIIGNNEGRFGFSEGFYKFDDVKDLVLHYHRESLKEHNGELDTKLIYPVHCQTTSAQGQGPDIYLKMRPTTS; translated from the exons ATGTACGAATTTCCTTCACAATGCCCCTGTTCATCAAATGAATTTACTCAACTGTGTGATTTCTATCCCCAGGGACCTGTCTATCCCTCTGACCCCATGGAAG CCGCAAGCTGTGGAGCTTCTTCAGAACATCGCTTTGCAGAATATAGCTTCTCATCAATGCAAAGATGTCATCTTTGCGACAAGTTTCTCTATGGACTTGTGCGCCAGGGACTTCAATGTCGGG AATGTGGTATGTGCTCTCACCGCTACTGCTCCGCATCAAGAACGTCAGAATGCAATGTACCAAAGATAGACCGCTTGAGAAGACCCAGTTTCACACAAA ATTCATCATTTGGGGCAGAATTAGGAGAGGAAGTTAGTAAGTGCCAGTTAGAGGCGCCCTGGATCATTGTCAAGTGTACGGAGGTGATTGAGAAGTGGTGTGTGGACCACA AATCTGAAGCACTAAGTGTTTATAGAATTTTTGCTAAGACTGAGGAAATCAACGAAATCAAGGCTGAACTAAACCTAG TAAATGATCCTACACAGGTGAATCTGGCTCCGTTTAATGTGCACTGTGTTGCTGGGGCCTTAAAAAAGTACCTCCGCGAGCTTCCCAACCCAGTCATCCCTGTCGACATGTACGACGCTTTCATGGCTGTTGCACAGCAACGTGAACACGGATCATCAGATATCACAAAAACTTTAATGGAGTTGATCACAGCTTTGCCAGGTCCTCATCAGTCAACGCTGCGCTTCCTGATGGCGCACTTTATCAGGTTATGGAAGATACAGCACGAGTCTGAGGTCGACGACGGTCTGGACAAACTGTCCCACGTGTTCTGTCACATACTGCTGCGGCCGCCCTGGGAAAAAATCAT TGAGATTGTTGACAACACCAAGTACCACATAGACATCTTCGAGGAGCTTTTGAAGAACGGAAGTTGGGGAGAAGCACCTCCCCCATCACCGCCCACCCGGCCACCCCGCCCACAGTCCCCGATCATATCCTCAGAACATCTATCCGTCATGTCTGCCGAGGAGCGACTAAAGGAAGCAGAATGGTACTGGGGGAATCTGTCCCGTGAGGAAGTTAATGAACTGTTAAGAGACAAACCTGATGGAACGTTTCTGGTGCGCGATTCAGCTACACAAGGAGATTATACATTAACAATACGGAAAGGCGGAACTAACAAACTCATCAAAATTTACCACAGTTCCGACGGCAAGTTCGGCTTCGTGGAACCGTTAACTTTTAATTCTGTTGTGGAGCTTATACAGCACTACAGTAATATTTCACTGTCTATCTACAACCGAACACTCGATACCAAGCTTCTTTACCCTGTGTCCAAAAACAAGGCAGCG GAGTTAGATACAGACAGTCTCAAGGAAGAATGCAAGAAACTCCAAAGAATCAATGCAGAGTACCTTACGAAGATGCACGAATACGATACACACTACGAGGAACACTCCAAACTCTCTCAGGAACTCCAGCTCAAACACCAGGCATTGGACGCCTTCAAGGAAACCGTCGCCGTGTTCGAGGAACAGATGGAACTCCACAGAAAACATCAGCGAGATGTATCACTCCACGATATTCAAAA ATTACATGAAAATTATGAGCTGTTAAAAAGTAGATGTCAAAGTATTTATGAAAGTAAAGAAAAATTGGAAATGGAAATTAACAGAAAAACTACTCTAAATAGAACACTAATAAGTGATATGAACAGTTTAAGACCAGAAATCAAGAGACTTCATAAACAGCGAGAGCAGGTGAAGAAGTTTCTTCTGGACCAAGGAGAACAGCCCGATTCTATTGACGCCATTCTCCTGGAAAACGACAG GGACCCTCTATTAAATGAGAAGAACTGGTTTGTGAACTGTGTTCGGGAACAAGCAGAGCGTCTTCTCGCTGGAACAAAAGATGGAACATTCCTGGTTCGACCAAAGGATCGTGTCCATGTGTTGTCAATCAT GTGCAATGGGAAAGTAGGTCACTGCATCATCGGTAACAATGAAGGACGCTTCGGGTTCTCTGAAGGTTTTTACAAGTTTGACGATGTGAAAGATCTTGTATTGCACTACCACAGAGAATCTCTGAAGGAACACAATGGAGAGTTGGACACAAAACTAATTTATCCTGTACACTGCCAGACAACAAGTGCTCAGGGCCAAGGTCCGGACATATACCTCAAAATGCGACCAACGACATCTTAg
- the LOC117325408 gene encoding phosphatidylinositol 3-kinase regulatory subunit gamma-like isoform X2 has protein sequence MNCVGREPESSNGPVYPSDPMEAASCGASSEHRFAEYSFSSMQRCHLCDKFLYGLVRQGLQCRECGMCSHRYCSASRTSECNVPKIDRLRRPSFTQNSSFGAELGEEVSKCQLEAPWIIVKCTEVIEKWCVDHKSEALSVYRIFAKTEEINEIKAELNLVNDPTQVNLAPFNVHCVAGALKKYLRELPNPVIPVDMYDAFMAVAQQREHGSSDITKTLMELITALPGPHQSTLRFLMAHFIRLWKIQHESEVDDGLDKLSHVFCHILLRPPWEKIIEIVDNTKYHIDIFEELLKNGSWGEAPPPSPPTRPPRPQSPIISSEHLSVMSAEERLKEAEWYWGNLSREEVNELLRDKPDGTFLVRDSATQGDYTLTIRKGGTNKLIKIYHSSDGKFGFVEPLTFNSVVELIQHYSNISLSIYNRTLDTKLLYPVSKNKAAELDTDSLKEECKKLQRINAEYLTKMHEYDTHYEEHSKLSQELQLKHQALDAFKETVAVFEEQMELHRKHQRDVSLHDIQKLHENYELLKSRCQSIYESKEKLEMEINRKTTLNRTLISDMNSLRPEIKRLHKQREQVKKFLLDQGEQPDSIDAILLENDRDPLLNEKNWFVNCVREQAERLLAGTKDGTFLVRPKDRVHVLSIMCNGKVGHCIIGNNEGRFGFSEGFYKFDDVKDLVLHYHRESLKEHNGELDTKLIYPVHCQTTSAQGQGPDIYLKMRPTTS, from the exons ATGAACTGTGTGGGACGTGAACCAGAATCTAGCAAT GGACCTGTCTATCCCTCTGACCCCATGGAAG CCGCAAGCTGTGGAGCTTCTTCAGAACATCGCTTTGCAGAATATAGCTTCTCATCAATGCAAAGATGTCATCTTTGCGACAAGTTTCTCTATGGACTTGTGCGCCAGGGACTTCAATGTCGGG AATGTGGTATGTGCTCTCACCGCTACTGCTCCGCATCAAGAACGTCAGAATGCAATGTACCAAAGATAGACCGCTTGAGAAGACCCAGTTTCACACAAA ATTCATCATTTGGGGCAGAATTAGGAGAGGAAGTTAGTAAGTGCCAGTTAGAGGCGCCCTGGATCATTGTCAAGTGTACGGAGGTGATTGAGAAGTGGTGTGTGGACCACA AATCTGAAGCACTAAGTGTTTATAGAATTTTTGCTAAGACTGAGGAAATCAACGAAATCAAGGCTGAACTAAACCTAG TAAATGATCCTACACAGGTGAATCTGGCTCCGTTTAATGTGCACTGTGTTGCTGGGGCCTTAAAAAAGTACCTCCGCGAGCTTCCCAACCCAGTCATCCCTGTCGACATGTACGACGCTTTCATGGCTGTTGCACAGCAACGTGAACACGGATCATCAGATATCACAAAAACTTTAATGGAGTTGATCACAGCTTTGCCAGGTCCTCATCAGTCAACGCTGCGCTTCCTGATGGCGCACTTTATCAGGTTATGGAAGATACAGCACGAGTCTGAGGTCGACGACGGTCTGGACAAACTGTCCCACGTGTTCTGTCACATACTGCTGCGGCCGCCCTGGGAAAAAATCAT TGAGATTGTTGACAACACCAAGTACCACATAGACATCTTCGAGGAGCTTTTGAAGAACGGAAGTTGGGGAGAAGCACCTCCCCCATCACCGCCCACCCGGCCACCCCGCCCACAGTCCCCGATCATATCCTCAGAACATCTATCCGTCATGTCTGCCGAGGAGCGACTAAAGGAAGCAGAATGGTACTGGGGGAATCTGTCCCGTGAGGAAGTTAATGAACTGTTAAGAGACAAACCTGATGGAACGTTTCTGGTGCGCGATTCAGCTACACAAGGAGATTATACATTAACAATACGGAAAGGCGGAACTAACAAACTCATCAAAATTTACCACAGTTCCGACGGCAAGTTCGGCTTCGTGGAACCGTTAACTTTTAATTCTGTTGTGGAGCTTATACAGCACTACAGTAATATTTCACTGTCTATCTACAACCGAACACTCGATACCAAGCTTCTTTACCCTGTGTCCAAAAACAAGGCAGCG GAGTTAGATACAGACAGTCTCAAGGAAGAATGCAAGAAACTCCAAAGAATCAATGCAGAGTACCTTACGAAGATGCACGAATACGATACACACTACGAGGAACACTCCAAACTCTCTCAGGAACTCCAGCTCAAACACCAGGCATTGGACGCCTTCAAGGAAACCGTCGCCGTGTTCGAGGAACAGATGGAACTCCACAGAAAACATCAGCGAGATGTATCACTCCACGATATTCAAAA ATTACATGAAAATTATGAGCTGTTAAAAAGTAGATGTCAAAGTATTTATGAAAGTAAAGAAAAATTGGAAATGGAAATTAACAGAAAAACTACTCTAAATAGAACACTAATAAGTGATATGAACAGTTTAAGACCAGAAATCAAGAGACTTCATAAACAGCGAGAGCAGGTGAAGAAGTTTCTTCTGGACCAAGGAGAACAGCCCGATTCTATTGACGCCATTCTCCTGGAAAACGACAG GGACCCTCTATTAAATGAGAAGAACTGGTTTGTGAACTGTGTTCGGGAACAAGCAGAGCGTCTTCTCGCTGGAACAAAAGATGGAACATTCCTGGTTCGACCAAAGGATCGTGTCCATGTGTTGTCAATCAT GTGCAATGGGAAAGTAGGTCACTGCATCATCGGTAACAATGAAGGACGCTTCGGGTTCTCTGAAGGTTTTTACAAGTTTGACGATGTGAAAGATCTTGTATTGCACTACCACAGAGAATCTCTGAAGGAACACAATGGAGAGTTGGACACAAAACTAATTTATCCTGTACACTGCCAGACAACAAGTGCTCAGGGCCAAGGTCCGGACATATACCTCAAAATGCGACCAACGACATCTTAg